One part of the Streptomyces sp. NBC_00286 genome encodes these proteins:
- a CDS encoding alcohol dehydrogenase catalytic domain-containing protein, producing MRITTSAICGTDLLFVPGTMSGLREGRILGHEAVGVVVDVGCGSSWSTVWRTGWMWPATGTPRPSTSTPKTPSRRCAN from the coding sequence ATGCGGATCACGACCTCCGCCATATGCGGCACCGACCTGCTTTTCGTTCCCGGCACGATGTCCGGCCTGCGCGAGGGCCGCATCCTCGGGCACGAGGCTGTCGGCGTCGTAGTGGACGTCGGTTGCGGATCATCGTGGTCGACGGTGTGGCGGACCGGCTGGATGTGGCCCGCGACCGGCACGCCGAGACCATCGACTTCAACGCCGAAGACCCCGTCGAGGCGGTGCGCGAACTGA
- a CDS encoding zinc-binding dehydrogenase encodes MRIIVVDGVADRLDVARDRHAETIDFNAEDPVEAVRELTGGIGVDRVIDAVGVDAAVARLGVPVRLSRPLVARRTKQGRVSEGEVL; translated from the coding sequence TTGCGGATCATCGTGGTCGACGGTGTGGCGGACCGGCTGGATGTGGCCCGCGACCGGCACGCCGAGACCATCGACTTCAACGCCGAAGACCCCGTCGAGGCGGTGCGCGAACTGACCGGCGGTATCGGTGTCGACCGCGTCATCGACGCGGTGGGCGTGGACGCCGCTGTGGCCCGGCTCGGTGTACCGGTCCGGCTCAGCAGGCCGTTGGTGGCGCGGCGAACGAAGCAGGGGCGTGTCAGCGAAGGAGAGGTCCTGTGA
- a CDS encoding NADH-quinone oxidoreductase subunit N: protein MNENLAALVPELSLLGAAVIGLLAGAWLPRRRQWTVAVLAAAACVAGLVATGITMATGREQTVFSHAFAVDAATDVGRLIVLGALLLIIAMSVETVRGHKREAEYWVLLLLTGAGTLVLIGANDLLTLFAAYLLASIPGYALTAFAKDERGTEAALKYYLMGVLLGTTMLAGTALLYAAGHATLYRELHRALPTAAYGLVAVGLIGVLAGLLLKAGAVPAHFWVPDVTEGARTPVGAYVTTLPKIGGLIAGYRLLHQALPDSDVNWPLLLAVIAAVTMTLGNLAAFFQNSVKRLLAYSTISQVGYLLMALAVATRTDLAQKSLLFYLAAYAATNLGAFAVVTELPHARDLDDYRGLARRHPGLGAVLVVCLLGLVGTPPTGVFLGKLEIFSAAVDGGYTWLTALAVANTVASLFYYLRWLAPLFTTTDPAPTEAHAALGRWAAATAYTAASVSLVLGIAGGAVLPLVTGPLLR from the coding sequence ATGAACGAGAACCTCGCCGCCCTCGTCCCCGAACTCTCCCTGCTCGGCGCCGCCGTCATCGGCCTGCTCGCCGGTGCCTGGCTGCCCCGCCGCCGTCAGTGGACCGTCGCGGTGCTGGCGGCCGCCGCCTGCGTGGCCGGCCTGGTCGCCACCGGCATCACCATGGCCACCGGCCGCGAACAGACCGTCTTCTCCCACGCGTTCGCCGTCGATGCGGCCACCGACGTCGGCCGCCTGATCGTTCTGGGTGCCCTGCTGCTGATCATCGCCATGTCCGTGGAAACCGTCCGCGGTCACAAACGTGAGGCCGAGTACTGGGTGCTGCTCCTGCTGACCGGAGCCGGCACCCTTGTCCTGATCGGCGCGAACGATCTGCTGACGCTCTTCGCCGCCTACCTGCTCGCGAGCATCCCCGGCTACGCGCTCACAGCCTTCGCCAAGGACGAACGCGGCACCGAGGCAGCCCTGAAGTACTACCTGATGGGCGTCCTGCTCGGCACCACCATGCTCGCCGGCACGGCTCTCCTCTACGCGGCCGGCCACGCCACCCTCTACCGCGAACTGCACAGGGCGCTGCCCACCGCCGCCTACGGACTTGTCGCCGTCGGGCTCATCGGCGTCCTGGCCGGCCTGCTGCTCAAGGCCGGGGCGGTCCCGGCGCACTTCTGGGTCCCCGACGTCACCGAGGGCGCGCGCACCCCCGTCGGCGCCTACGTCACGACCCTGCCCAAGATCGGCGGCCTGATCGCCGGCTATCGCCTGCTGCACCAGGCCCTGCCCGACAGTGACGTCAACTGGCCTCTGCTGCTGGCCGTCATCGCCGCAGTCACGATGACGCTGGGCAACCTGGCCGCGTTCTTCCAGAACTCCGTCAAACGCTTGCTCGCGTACTCCACCATCAGCCAGGTCGGCTACCTCCTGATGGCCCTGGCCGTCGCCACCCGCACCGACCTCGCCCAAAAGAGCCTGCTGTTCTATCTCGCCGCTTACGCCGCCACCAATCTCGGCGCGTTCGCCGTCGTGACCGAACTCCCGCACGCCCGCGACCTCGACGACTACCGCGGCCTCGCCCGCCGCCACCCCGGTCTCGGCGCCGTCCTGGTCGTGTGCCTGCTGGGCCTGGTCGGCACCCCGCCCACCGGCGTCTTCCTCGGCAAGCTGGAGATCTTCAGCGCCGCCGTCGACGGCGGCTACACCTGGCTGACCGCCCTCGCCGTCGCCAACACCGTCGCCTCCCTCTTCTACTACCTGCGCTGGCTCGCCCCCCTCTTCACCACCACCGATCCCGCACCCACCGAAGCCCACGCCGCACTCGGCCGCTGGGCTGCCGCCACGGCCTACACCGCTGCTTCGGTCTCCCTCGTCCTCGGCATCGCCGGCGGCGCAGTCCTCCCCCTCGTCACAGGACCTCTCCTTCGCTGA